One Bradyrhizobium manausense DNA segment encodes these proteins:
- a CDS encoding Hsp20 family protein — MRSYDLTPFYRSTVGFDRLFNLLDQAGSDGSPGYPPYNIERTGENAYRITVAVSGFAKDELSIVAKENTLTIKGEKVANENSKAEVLYRGIAARAFERAFQLADFVQVKDASLENGLLHVDLVREIPEAKKPRQIAINAGAAKAQVIENSAAQAAA; from the coding sequence ATGCGTAGCTACGATCTCACCCCCTTCTACCGTTCCACCGTCGGCTTCGACCGCCTCTTCAATCTGCTCGACCAGGCAGGCTCTGACGGCAGCCCCGGATATCCCCCCTATAACATCGAGCGCACCGGCGAGAACGCCTACCGCATCACCGTTGCGGTCTCGGGCTTCGCCAAGGATGAGCTCTCCATCGTCGCGAAGGAAAACACGCTGACGATCAAGGGCGAGAAAGTCGCCAACGAGAACTCGAAAGCCGAAGTGCTTTATCGCGGCATCGCCGCGCGTGCCTTCGAGCGCGCCTTCCAGCTCGCCGACTTCGTGCAGGTGAAGGACGCCTCGCTCGAGAACGGCCTGCTTCACGTCGATCTCGTCCGCGAGATTCCCGAGGCCAAGAAACCGCGCCAGATCGCGATCAACGCCGGCGCAGCGAAGGCGCAAGTGATCGAGAACTCGGCCGCGCAAGCCGCCGCTTAA
- a CDS encoding alpha/beta fold hydrolase, with the protein MSLWRSLFVAASLLAAPISLAHAQTPQTVKAKNVVLVHGAWADGSSWAEVIPILQAAGIHVTAVQNPLSSLADSVDATRRALAEQDGPTVLVAHSWGGTVISQVGTDPKVTGLVYIAARAPDANEDFVALSKQFPAGPVRAGVVERDGYTKLSEDSFLKYFANGVKPEQARELYAVQWPTAASIFAGRTTEAAWRSKPSWYAVSKNDYTINPDFERFLAKRMNATTIELDAGHLSLVSHPKDVANLILEAAGSPRS; encoded by the coding sequence ATGTCACTTTGGCGCAGCCTTTTCGTCGCCGCGAGCCTGCTGGCGGCGCCCATCAGCCTCGCTCACGCGCAGACGCCGCAGACGGTGAAGGCGAAGAACGTCGTCCTGGTGCACGGCGCCTGGGCCGACGGCTCGAGCTGGGCCGAAGTGATCCCGATCCTCCAGGCCGCCGGTATTCACGTGACCGCCGTGCAGAATCCGCTGTCGTCTCTTGCCGACTCCGTCGATGCGACCAGGCGCGCGCTCGCCGAGCAGGACGGACCGACAGTGCTGGTCGCGCATTCCTGGGGCGGCACCGTGATCAGCCAGGTCGGCACCGATCCGAAGGTTACCGGTCTCGTCTACATCGCCGCACGCGCGCCCGATGCGAATGAGGATTTCGTTGCGCTCTCGAAGCAGTTTCCGGCCGGACCCGTTCGCGCCGGCGTCGTCGAGCGCGACGGCTACACAAAGCTCTCGGAAGATTCCTTCCTGAAGTATTTTGCCAATGGCGTGAAGCCGGAGCAGGCGAGGGAGCTCTACGCCGTGCAATGGCCGACGGCCGCCTCGATCTTCGCCGGCCGCACCACGGAAGCGGCATGGCGCTCCAAGCCGAGCTGGTACGCAGTGTCGAAGAACGACTACACCATCAATCCCGATTTCGAACGCTTTCTCGCCAAGCGCATGAATGCGACCACCATCGAGCTCGACGCCGGCCACCTCTCGCTGGTGTCACATCCGAAGGACGTCGCGAATTTGATCCTGGAAGCGGCGGGGTCTCCGCGCAGCTGA
- the gltB gene encoding glutamate synthase large subunit, producing MNGSQFERGNIVAEELSATVASKTTDPIQEHNSRPPAVGLYDPSLEKDSCGVGFIANIKGKKSHEIVADALNILCNLEHRGAVGADPRAGDGAGILVQIPHAFFSRKAKENKFELPAPGEYAIGALFMPRDTAWRNVIKSIIADQIKAEGLTLLGWRDVPTDNSSLGVTVKPTEPACMQVFIGRNGTAKTEDEFERHLYILRKSISQAIYQRRDRGLAGYYPCSMSCRTVIYKGMFLADQLGKYYPDLHEKDFESALALVHQRFSTNTFPAWSLAHPYRMIAHNGEINTLRGNTNWMAARQASVSSELYGKDISRLWPISYEGQSDTACFDNALEFLVQGGYSLPHAVMMMIPEAWAGNPLMDEKRRAFYEYHAALMEPWDGPAAIAFTDGRQIGATLDRNGLRPARYLVTKDDRIVMASEMGVLTIPEDQIITKWRLQPGKMLLVDLEQGRLIPDDEIKAELAKSHPYKEWLERTQIVLEDLPKVPTTGVRSNLSLLDRQQAFGYSQEDIAILMTPMAATGEEAAGSMGNDTPISALSDKAKPLFTYFKQNFAQVTNPPIDPIREELVMSLVSIIGPRPNLFDLQGLATTKRLEARQPILTDADLEKIRSISDVADSHFRSRTLDTTFHAGLGAAGMDQVLDELCARAESAVREGVNIIILSDRMVGSDRVAIPSLLACASVHHHLIRTGLRTSVGLVVESGEPREVHHFACLAGYGAEAINPYLAFESIVAMKDRLPGSLDDYEIVKRYIKSIGKGLLKVMSKMGISTYQSYCGAQIFDAVGLKADFVAKFFAGTHTRVEGVGLAEIAEEAVRRHADAFGDALVYKTALDVGGEYAYRSRGEDHAWTAESVGLLQHAARGNSLERYRAFAKILNEQSERLLTLRGLFRIKNAEEEKRKPIPLEQVEPAKDIVRRFATGAMSFGSISREAHTTLAIAMNRIGGKSNTGEGGEEADRFKPMPNGDSMRSAIKQVASGRFGVTTEYLVNSDMMQIKMAQGAKPGEGGQLPGHKVDATIAKVRHSTPGVGLISPPPHHDIYSIEDLAQLIYDLKNVNPTGDVSVKLVSEIGVGTVAAGVAKARADHVTIAGFEGGTGASPLTSIKHAGSPWEIGLAETHQTLVRERLRSRIVVQVDGGFRTGRDVVIGALLGADEFGFATAPLIAAGCIMMRKCHLNTCPVGVATQDPVLRKRFTGQPEHVINYFFFVAEEVREIMASLGFRTFNEMVGQVQLLDQTKLVAHWKAKGLDFSKLFVKQKEEKGQKIYHSERQNHHLEAVLDRTLIEKAQPSLDRGAPVKIEARINSTNRSAGAMLSGAVAKIYGHAGLPQDTIHVSLKGTAGQAFGAWLANGVTFELEGEANDYVGKGLSGGKIIVKPPANSGIVPEESIIVGNTVMYGAIQGECYFRGVAGERFAVRNSGAVAVVEGAGDHCCEYMTGGIVVVLGKTGRNFAAGMSGGIAYVLDETGDFNKLCNMAMVELEPVLSEEMINANTYHHAGDLEAHGRVDVFKDLLDSDVERLHVLITRHAKATGSKRAADILANWKEWLPKFRKVMPVEYRRALREMAANADAEPKIAIGA from the coding sequence ATGAACGGGTCGCAATTCGAGCGCGGAAACATCGTGGCAGAAGAGCTGTCGGCGACGGTCGCCTCGAAAACGACCGACCCGATTCAGGAACACAATTCGCGCCCGCCGGCCGTCGGCCTCTACGATCCGAGCCTGGAGAAGGACTCCTGCGGCGTCGGCTTCATCGCCAACATTAAGGGCAAGAAGTCCCACGAGATCGTCGCGGACGCGCTCAACATCCTCTGCAATCTCGAGCACCGCGGCGCCGTTGGCGCCGACCCGCGCGCCGGTGACGGCGCCGGCATCCTGGTGCAGATCCCGCACGCCTTCTTCAGCCGCAAGGCGAAGGAGAACAAGTTTGAGCTGCCGGCGCCCGGCGAATATGCCATCGGCGCACTGTTCATGCCGCGCGACACCGCCTGGCGCAACGTCATCAAGAGCATCATCGCCGATCAGATCAAGGCGGAAGGCCTGACCCTGCTCGGCTGGCGCGACGTACCGACCGACAATTCCTCGCTCGGCGTCACCGTGAAGCCGACCGAGCCCGCCTGCATGCAGGTGTTCATTGGCCGCAACGGCACCGCCAAGACCGAGGACGAGTTCGAACGCCACCTCTACATCCTGCGCAAGTCGATCTCGCAGGCGATCTACCAGCGCCGCGACCGCGGGCTCGCGGGCTATTACCCCTGCTCGATGTCGTGCCGCACCGTGATCTACAAGGGCATGTTCCTCGCCGACCAGCTCGGCAAGTACTATCCCGACCTGCACGAGAAGGATTTCGAGAGCGCGCTCGCGCTCGTTCACCAGCGCTTCTCGACCAACACCTTCCCGGCGTGGTCGCTGGCGCATCCCTATCGCATGATCGCGCATAACGGCGAGATCAACACGCTGCGCGGCAACACCAACTGGATGGCCGCACGTCAGGCCTCGGTGAGCTCCGAGCTCTACGGCAAGGACATCAGCCGGCTCTGGCCGATCTCTTATGAAGGCCAGTCGGATACCGCCTGCTTCGACAACGCGCTCGAATTCCTGGTGCAGGGCGGCTACTCGCTGCCGCACGCCGTCATGATGATGATCCCGGAGGCGTGGGCCGGAAATCCCTTGATGGATGAGAAGCGCCGCGCCTTCTACGAATATCACGCCGCGCTGATGGAGCCGTGGGACGGCCCCGCCGCGATCGCCTTCACCGACGGCCGGCAGATCGGCGCCACGCTCGACCGCAACGGCCTGCGGCCGGCGCGCTACCTCGTAACCAAGGACGACCGCATCGTCATGGCGTCCGAAATGGGCGTGCTGACGATCCCAGAGGACCAGATCATCACCAAGTGGCGCCTGCAGCCTGGCAAGATGCTGCTGGTCGACCTCGAACAGGGCCGCCTGATCCCTGACGACGAGATCAAGGCCGAGCTCGCCAAGAGCCATCCCTACAAGGAGTGGCTGGAGCGGACCCAGATCGTACTGGAAGATCTGCCGAAGGTGCCGACCACGGGCGTGCGCTCGAACCTGTCGCTGCTCGATCGCCAGCAGGCGTTCGGCTACAGCCAGGAAGACATCGCGATCCTGATGACGCCGATGGCGGCCACCGGTGAGGAAGCCGCGGGCTCGATGGGCAACGACACGCCGATCTCGGCACTGTCGGACAAGGCCAAGCCGCTGTTCACCTACTTCAAGCAGAACTTTGCGCAGGTCACCAACCCGCCGATCGACCCGATCCGCGAGGAGCTGGTGATGAGTCTTGTCTCCATCATCGGACCGCGGCCGAACCTGTTCGACCTGCAGGGTCTTGCCACCACCAAGCGTCTGGAAGCGCGCCAGCCGATCCTGACCGACGCGGATCTGGAAAAGATCCGCTCGATCTCGGACGTGGCCGATTCCCATTTCAGGTCGCGCACGCTGGACACCACCTTCCACGCCGGTCTCGGCGCGGCCGGCATGGACCAGGTGCTCGACGAGCTCTGCGCGCGTGCCGAGAGCGCCGTGCGCGAGGGCGTCAACATCATCATCCTGTCCGACCGCATGGTCGGCAGCGACCGGGTTGCAATCCCGTCGCTGTTGGCCTGCGCCTCCGTGCATCACCATCTGATCCGCACCGGCCTGCGTACCTCGGTCGGTCTCGTCGTCGAATCCGGAGAGCCGCGCGAAGTGCATCACTTCGCCTGCCTCGCGGGCTACGGCGCCGAGGCGATCAACCCCTATCTCGCGTTCGAATCCATCGTCGCGATGAAGGATCGCCTGCCCGGCTCGCTCGACGATTACGAGATCGTCAAGCGCTACATCAAGTCGATCGGCAAAGGTCTGCTCAAGGTGATGTCCAAGATGGGCATCTCGACCTACCAGTCCTATTGCGGCGCGCAGATCTTCGACGCGGTCGGCCTCAAGGCTGATTTCGTCGCAAAATTCTTCGCCGGCACGCACACCCGCGTCGAAGGCGTGGGTCTTGCCGAGATCGCGGAAGAAGCCGTGCGCCGTCATGCCGACGCGTTCGGCGATGCGCTGGTTTACAAGACCGCGCTCGATGTCGGCGGCGAATATGCCTATCGCAGCCGCGGCGAGGACCATGCATGGACCGCTGAATCGGTCGGCCTGCTTCAACACGCGGCCCGCGGCAATTCGCTGGAGCGCTATCGCGCCTTCGCCAAGATCCTCAACGAGCAGTCGGAGCGCCTGCTGACGCTGCGCGGCCTGTTCCGGATCAAGAATGCGGAGGAAGAGAAGCGCAAGCCCATCCCGCTCGAGCAGGTCGAGCCGGCCAAGGACATCGTCAGGCGTTTCGCCACGGGCGCGATGAGCTTCGGCTCGATCTCGCGCGAGGCACACACCACGCTCGCGATCGCCATGAACCGGATCGGCGGCAAGTCGAACACCGGCGAAGGCGGCGAGGAAGCCGACCGCTTCAAGCCGATGCCGAACGGCGATTCCATGCGTTCGGCGATCAAGCAGGTCGCCTCGGGCCGCTTCGGCGTCACCACGGAGTATCTCGTCAACTCCGACATGATGCAGATCAAGATGGCGCAGGGTGCCAAGCCCGGCGAAGGCGGCCAGCTGCCCGGCCACAAGGTCGACGCGACCATCGCCAAGGTCCGGCATTCGACGCCGGGCGTCGGCCTGATCTCGCCACCGCCGCACCACGACATCTACTCGATCGAGGATCTGGCGCAGCTCATTTACGACCTCAAGAACGTCAACCCGACGGGCGACGTTTCGGTCAAGCTCGTCTCCGAAATCGGCGTCGGCACGGTGGCCGCGGGCGTTGCCAAGGCGCGCGCCGACCATGTCACCATCGCGGGTTTCGAAGGCGGCACCGGCGCTTCGCCGCTGACCTCGATCAAGCACGCCGGCTCGCCGTGGGAGATCGGCCTTGCCGAAACCCACCAGACGCTGGTGCGCGAGCGGCTGCGCAGCCGCATCGTGGTCCAGGTCGACGGCGGCTTCCGCACCGGCCGTGACGTCGTGATCGGCGCGCTTCTCGGTGCCGACGAGTTCGGCTTCGCCACCGCGCCGTTGATCGCGGCCGGCTGCATCATGATGCGCAAGTGCCATCTCAACACCTGCCCGGTCGGCGTCGCCACGCAGGACCCCGTCCTGCGCAAGCGCTTCACCGGCCAGCCCGAGCACGTGATCAATTACTTCTTCTTCGTCGCGGAGGAAGTCCGCGAGATCATGGCTTCGCTCGGCTTCCGCACCTTCAACGAGATGGTCGGCCAGGTTCAGCTGCTCGACCAGACCAAGCTGGTCGCGCACTGGAAGGCCAAGGGCCTCGATTTCTCAAAACTGTTCGTCAAGCAGAAGGAAGAGAAGGGCCAGAAGATCTATCACTCCGAGCGCCAGAACCATCATCTGGAGGCGGTGCTCGACCGCACGCTGATCGAGAAGGCGCAGCCTTCACTCGACCGCGGCGCGCCGGTGAAGATCGAGGCCAGGATCAACAGTACCAACCGCTCTGCGGGCGCGATGCTGTCGGGCGCGGTCGCCAAGATCTACGGTCATGCCGGTCTGCCGCAGGACACCATCCATGTCAGCCTCAAGGGCACGGCCGGCCAGGCCTTCGGCGCCTGGCTCGCCAACGGCGTCACCTTCGAGCTCGAGGGTGAAGCCAATGACTATGTCGGCAAGGGCCTCTCGGGCGGCAAGATCATCGTCAAGCCGCCGGCCAACAGCGGCATCGTGCCGGAAGAAAGCATCATCGTCGGGAACACCGTGATGTACGGCGCCATCCAGGGCGAGTGCTACTTCCGCGGCGTCGCCGGCGAACGCTTCGCCGTGCGCAACTCGGGCGCGGTCGCCGTCGTCGAAGGCGCGGGCGATCATTGCTGCGAATACATGACCGGCGGCATCGTGGTCGTGCTCGGCAAGACCGGTCGCAATTTCGCGGCCGGCATGTCCGGCGGCATCGCCTATGTGCTGGACGAGACGGGCGACTTCAACAAGCTCTGCAATATGGCCATGGTCGAGCTCGAGCCGGTGCTGTCGGAAGAGATGATCAACGCCAACACCTACCATCACGCCGGCGATCTCGAGGCGCATGGCCGGGTCGACGTGTTCAAGGACCTGCTCGACTCCGACGTCGAGCGCCTGCACGTTCTGATCACGCGTCATGCCAAGGCGACCGGCTCCAAGCGCGCCGCCGACATCCTTGCCAATTGGAAGGAATGGCTGCCCAAATTCCGCAAGGTGATGCCGGTCGAGTACCGGCGCGCGCTGCGCGAAATGGCCGCCAACGCGGACGCCGAGCCGAAAATCGCGATCGGGGCGTGA